The following proteins are co-located in the Nocardia bhagyanarayanae genome:
- a CDS encoding TIR domain-containing protein, translating to MSRVFLSHSSRDTREAVALKAWLIEADPGLADEIFLDLDRRTGIRAGVRWKDALRRASERCEAVICLLSDNWDASHECKTEYRSAETLGKPIFAVRLQPLKGRDITSEWQRCDLFGAGPHTSISVDDGPPVEFRTEGLLRLRDGLRAAGIGADTFAWPPPGDPERAPYRGWQPLEAVDAAVYFGRDAQIGRALSAIRALRNSGVGQLFVVLGPSGVGKSSFLRAGLLPRLQRDDRHYLPAGIVRPQRYALTGDGGLAQTIHRLRVDLGLHQPSLGVIKEGIRDVARVRAWLAEAQRAARERIVDPTDDEPPTLVFSLDQAEELFGVDADEEARALLALVGELLDQRTAMPMVVIATIRADRYEPLQTAPELADVAVRPFDDLKPMPQAQFKEVICGPARRAREAGSKLAFAPELVDRLLEDWSHGADTLPLLSLTLARLYQDYGDGEITLAEYEAMGGLRRVVQSEIDELLAVDPAVREEQLAVLRTAFVPWLATVDPDSDQPMRRVARWFDLPAPSRPLLESFIARRLLVRDERDGEIVVEVALESLLRQWEALAEWLRVEAADLKDADNLERAALAWERNGRNEEWLLAGSRLADAESLVVEPGFRDRLEHVREFLSAARKREDRLLAEEQEHREAELRAARDRQEAAEALAAAESRAKEDAERHARMLRKRSRILRAALIVVAVVAMVAAVGFAWALRAENRARSNARDTSAAALGARSQLMLSESWPGKSDDVFGMQMALAASSFPSKTDGHFAVLNAIHQTRNVNKIYGLDGASAYSVQFSPDGTRVATTRGDSIELVDAGTWQRIGALMTGHEFEVNKLAFSPDGRRIASASRDGTVRLWDTETQQPIGEPLRGHIGPVMTVAFSPDGSALVSGGVDKTVRLWDAETRRPIGEPMTGSEREVMSVAFGADDLIASSGLDGAIRLWNRASRQPVGAIPTGQFSLNSVVFSPDGTKLASAGSDATIQLWDPRTRLPIGEPLRGHTAVIEQVTFSRDGARLASVSDDKTVRTWDVASGRPVGEMLRGHESAVMSVAFHPDGHRIVTGGLDSTVREWIGNPGTVYREGPVVSLAISPDGRRLVSSTGDGTISQSEIDTGKQVGPVVHGDVLEGAGYSADGRQLESIAPSHLRMWDTNTGAPVGAPIQFPPETKLAFTNGERTAALFTESSGQLWSLPSMQPIGPPLDEANGVMSAEFSRDGKVLAAGGTDWVLRLWDATTGLRIGKPMEGKGWVSDITFSPDDRRLAVGYYDRSVRLWNVETGEQIGNPMWHDGWVMDVEFSPDGTTLATGSVDGNVRLWDAASQRQIGPAMIGHTGVISDVDFTPDGARIISASADKTIRIWPVSTFDTDKLCAKMTYNMSRETWNEWVSPDIEYEKVCPDLPIAGEEGG from the coding sequence ATGTCCAGGGTCTTCCTGAGTCATTCGAGCCGGGACACGCGGGAAGCGGTCGCGCTGAAGGCGTGGCTCATCGAAGCGGACCCGGGCCTCGCCGACGAGATCTTCCTCGATCTGGATCGGCGGACCGGGATCCGCGCCGGTGTCCGCTGGAAGGACGCGCTGCGGCGCGCGAGCGAGCGCTGCGAGGCTGTCATCTGCTTGCTGTCCGACAACTGGGACGCCTCGCACGAGTGCAAGACCGAGTATCGGTCCGCCGAGACTCTTGGCAAGCCGATCTTCGCGGTTCGATTGCAGCCGCTGAAGGGCCGCGACATCACCAGCGAATGGCAACGGTGCGACCTGTTCGGCGCGGGACCGCACACATCGATCTCCGTCGACGACGGACCGCCGGTCGAATTCCGCACCGAAGGCCTGCTGCGGCTGCGCGACGGTCTGCGTGCGGCGGGCATCGGCGCGGACACGTTCGCCTGGCCGCCGCCCGGCGACCCGGAACGGGCGCCCTATCGCGGCTGGCAGCCGCTGGAAGCGGTGGACGCCGCCGTGTACTTCGGCCGCGACGCGCAGATCGGCAGGGCGCTGAGCGCCATCCGAGCGCTGCGGAACTCGGGCGTAGGTCAGCTGTTCGTCGTGCTCGGACCGTCCGGGGTGGGGAAGTCGTCGTTCCTGCGGGCGGGTTTGCTGCCGCGCTTGCAACGCGACGATCGCCATTACCTACCCGCTGGAATCGTGCGGCCCCAGCGTTATGCCCTGACCGGCGACGGCGGCCTCGCGCAGACGATCCACCGGCTCCGCGTCGATCTGGGACTGCACCAACCGAGTCTCGGTGTCATCAAGGAAGGCATCCGCGACGTGGCGCGGGTGCGGGCCTGGCTGGCCGAGGCGCAGCGGGCAGCGCGAGAGCGAATCGTCGATCCGACCGACGACGAGCCGCCGACTCTCGTGTTTTCCCTCGACCAAGCCGAGGAGCTTTTCGGGGTCGACGCCGACGAGGAGGCGCGGGCGTTGCTCGCCCTCGTCGGCGAGCTGCTCGACCAGCGCACCGCGATGCCGATGGTCGTCATCGCGACCATTCGGGCCGACCGGTACGAGCCGCTGCAAACCGCGCCGGAACTGGCCGACGTCGCGGTCCGCCCGTTCGACGATTTGAAGCCGATGCCGCAGGCGCAGTTCAAGGAGGTCATCTGCGGCCCGGCGCGGCGGGCGCGAGAAGCGGGCAGCAAGCTCGCCTTCGCTCCCGAACTGGTGGACCGGCTGCTCGAGGACTGGTCGCATGGCGCGGACACCCTGCCGCTGCTCTCGCTGACCCTCGCGCGTCTGTACCAGGACTACGGGGATGGCGAGATCACGCTCGCCGAATACGAGGCGATGGGCGGCTTGCGCCGCGTCGTGCAGAGCGAGATCGACGAACTGCTCGCTGTCGATCCCGCAGTGCGAGAGGAACAACTCGCGGTGCTGCGGACGGCGTTCGTGCCGTGGCTGGCCACCGTCGACCCGGACAGCGACCAGCCGATGCGCCGGGTCGCACGCTGGTTCGATCTGCCCGCGCCAAGTCGTCCATTGCTGGAGAGTTTCATCGCCCGGCGACTGCTCGTCCGGGACGAGCGCGACGGTGAGATCGTGGTCGAGGTCGCCCTGGAAAGTCTGCTGCGGCAGTGGGAGGCGCTGGCCGAATGGTTGCGGGTCGAGGCGGCCGATCTCAAGGATGCCGACAATCTCGAGCGAGCCGCGCTGGCCTGGGAGCGCAACGGGCGCAACGAGGAATGGCTGCTGGCGGGGAGCAGGCTCGCGGACGCCGAATCCCTCGTTGTCGAACCGGGATTCCGGGATCGGCTCGAGCACGTGCGGGAATTCTTGTCGGCCGCGCGGAAGCGCGAGGACCGGCTGCTCGCCGAGGAGCAGGAGCACCGGGAGGCCGAGCTGCGGGCGGCCAGAGACCGGCAGGAAGCGGCGGAAGCGTTGGCGGCGGCGGAAAGTCGCGCGAAGGAGGATGCGGAGCGACATGCCCGCATGTTGCGCAAACGGTCGAGGATTCTGCGGGCGGCGTTGATCGTTGTTGCCGTCGTGGCGATGGTGGCGGCGGTTGGATTCGCGTGGGCATTGCGCGCGGAGAATCGGGCACGGTCGAATGCTCGGGATACGTCGGCAGCGGCGCTGGGAGCGCGATCTCAGCTCATGCTGAGCGAATCGTGGCCGGGCAAGAGCGACGACGTGTTCGGAATGCAGATGGCGTTGGCCGCCAGTAGTTTTCCGTCGAAGACGGATGGCCACTTCGCGGTGCTCAACGCGATCCATCAGACTCGGAACGTAAACAAGATCTACGGCTTGGACGGCGCCAGCGCGTACAGTGTGCAGTTCAGTCCGGACGGCACGCGAGTCGCCACCACTCGGGGCGACTCGATCGAACTGGTGGACGCCGGAACGTGGCAGCGAATCGGCGCATTGATGACCGGCCACGAGTTCGAAGTAAACAAGCTCGCGTTCAGCCCGGATGGCAGGCGCATCGCGTCGGCGAGCCGTGATGGGACAGTGCGACTTTGGGATACCGAGACGCAGCAACCGATCGGCGAGCCCCTGCGTGGGCACATCGGCCCGGTGATGACCGTTGCCTTCAGTCCCGATGGGAGCGCGCTCGTCTCGGGAGGCGTGGACAAAACTGTCCGGTTGTGGGACGCCGAGACGCGGCGACCGATCGGCGAGCCGATGACCGGATCCGAGAGAGAGGTCATGTCGGTCGCGTTCGGTGCTGACGATCTGATCGCCTCGAGTGGCCTCGACGGCGCGATCCGCCTGTGGAATCGCGCATCGCGGCAACCGGTCGGTGCGATCCCGACCGGCCAGTTCAGCCTCAACAGCGTCGTGTTCAGTCCCGACGGCACCAAACTCGCCTCGGCGGGCTCCGATGCGACGATCCAGCTCTGGGATCCACGCACCCGCCTGCCGATCGGCGAACCGTTGCGCGGGCATACCGCGGTGATCGAGCAGGTGACGTTCAGCCGCGACGGTGCTCGACTCGCTTCCGTGAGCGACGACAAGACGGTCCGGACTTGGGACGTGGCGTCTGGTCGTCCGGTCGGTGAAATGCTACGTGGGCACGAATCCGCGGTCATGAGCGTCGCGTTCCACCCCGACGGCCATCGCATCGTTACCGGCGGTCTCGATTCCACTGTGCGAGAGTGGATCGGGAACCCGGGCACCGTATACCGCGAAGGCCCGGTGGTCAGCCTTGCGATCAGCCCTGATGGCAGGCGCCTCGTCTCGAGTACGGGGGACGGGACGATCAGCCAGTCGGAGATCGACACTGGCAAGCAGGTGGGTCCGGTTGTCCACGGCGATGTTCTGGAGGGCGCGGGTTATAGCGCCGACGGCAGGCAACTCGAGTCGATCGCCCCGAGCCATCTGCGGATGTGGGATACGAATACCGGTGCGCCGGTCGGTGCGCCGATCCAGTTCCCGCCGGAGACCAAGTTGGCTTTCACCAATGGTGAACGCACAGCGGCGCTGTTCACGGAATCGTCCGGCCAGCTGTGGAGCCTGCCGTCGATGCAGCCGATCGGACCGCCACTGGACGAGGCCAATGGGGTCATGTCCGCTGAGTTCAGCCGCGATGGAAAGGTCCTTGCGGCAGGGGGTACGGACTGGGTGCTGCGGTTGTGGGACGCGACGACCGGCCTGCGGATCGGGAAGCCGATGGAGGGGAAGGGTTGGGTGTCCGATATCACCTTCAGCCCGGATGATCGCCGGCTCGCGGTCGGATACTACGACAGGTCCGTGCGGTTGTGGAACGTGGAGACCGGGGAACAGATCGGTAATCCGATGTGGCACGACGGCTGGGTCATGGATGTCGAGTTCAGTCCGGACGGAACGACACTGGCGACCGGCAGTGTGGACGGAAACGTCCGCCTGTGGGATGCCGCATCGCAGCGGCAGATCGGCCCCGCGATGATCGGGCACACCGGAGTGATCTCGGACGTCGACTTCACACCGGACGGCGCACGCATCATTTCCGCGAGTGCCGACAAGACGATCAGAATTTGGCCGGTGTCTACGTTCGATACCGACAAGCTGTGCGCCAAGATGACCTACAACATGAGCCGGGAGACGTGGAACGAATGGGTCTCTCCCGACATCGAGTATGAAAAGGTCTGCCCGGATCTCCCTATCGCGGGCGAAGAAGGTGGGTAA